ATGATGAATGAATTCCCGGAGGCGTTTCTGCAAGCACACCGCAAAGCGATGCATCAGAACTCACAGGGAGACAGCGGACAAGCCCAAACGGTGGCGATCAACGGCAGCGAATGGCTCGAGCTTCTCGAGCAGGAAGGGGTGAAAGCTTCCGATTTCCCTGCAGTGCAAGCTGTCCATCAACACCGGCTCTGGAAGCAGGTAGGCAGCTGTTCGAATCGTGAAACCGTCGACGCAGCAATCGATGACCTCAAAGCCAGTAACAGTGGCTTCTCAATGGAGGGAGCCTCTTGGACCAACAACCTGAGTTGGGTTGAGGGGTACGACAACGTTTTGGAACCAATGAACCAATTCAGCGCAGCCTTTCATCAACATTTCGACCAGCAAACGGCAGAAGATCCATCGTTCACGACAAGCGAGAGGTATCAACAAGCATTACTGCATCTGCTTTTACTGGAGACAAGCTGCTTTCGTTACTGGGGCCAAGGCACTTGGACGGAGTACGCACGCACCATTCACAGCCGAGGCCAGACTTTGCTGAGTTAATGCCGTTCAATGACCTCTAAGGCAGCCCAGAAATGCGGTCTGCCGTCCATTAGATCAGGACGAAGGGACTCGATCAACACAGATGATCGACCATCCCTTCATGATCAACCAGCAGCACGTGATCGACGACGCACCACTCGGCGACCATCAGGTGTCTGCTCCACATCAGGCTCGCAGTCAGCACTGGTTGTGACATCTTGACCCTCTGGTTCATTCTCAGGCGGTTCTTGCTCAGCAATGAGACCCACAACAACCGCAGCCTGAACCTGATCGGACAGATCGCCAATCACCATCAGAGCCTTGAGGGTGAGCTCCAATCGAGATTCGCGAGGCAAACCTGGACGGAGCTTCTTGACAGAACCCCATAACTCCATTCCAACTTCTTTGAGTAGCTCTTTGTCTGCCATCTAAATTATTGTCAATCACATCAACTTACCGAACGAACGGTTGGAGGGGTTGCTGAAGACGCTGGTGTACGACGGTGGATGTCCTTTCTGCAAAGCATTTGCCTTGCGAAGCGAACTGAAGGGGGGGGTTCCGGATCTCCTGATCCGAGATGGAAGGCTTGAACATGGTCTCAGAAACGACTTACGTCGACGGGGATTCAATTTGAGTGAGGGAGCCGTATTAATAGACGGAGATCAGATTTGGCACGGAAGCGAAGCAATTTCTATTCTCTGCAGCGAGCTGAAACCGAGCGACCCTCTTTTGGTATTACTGAATGGGCTCTTTCGGAATAAGAAACGAGCCAGTCTTTTGTATCCAGGGTTGCTTGCTGCTCGTCAACTCGCTCTAACACTCAAAGGGTTGCCTGTTGATCCAGACCGAGCCTGAGACGTTTGATTGCGCTGCTCTTCCAGATCCATTTGATAAGAAAACTCGCGAATCTCAGCTTGCATCTCTAGGAGCATGACCACGAGTGAACGTGCCAGATCCTTGCCAAAGGAATTCTGCATAGATGACGCTCGACACAGGTCATAGTTCTTCTAGGGGACTTGAACACCCGTTCGTGGAAACGGTGTGGTTGCTGTTACACAGCTCAATACTCTTTAATTCAATCAGGATGGTGGACCAACAAAGAAGCCTGGACATCGCATCAAAAAACCGCTCAAAAAATGATTGGATTGTCACAGCAACAGTCCCCTGGCTGGGGGCCTCTGCTTGGGAAGCTGAAAGCCCTTTGGCGAACGTTGTGGAACGACTCGATAGCGAACACGAACTTGCGTTTTGGATGCGCAGTGAGTGAGCACACCCAAGAACAACACCACAAATAGCCCCCTCAAAACACGATGATTCACGCCCTCACCTCATCAGGACAGGCACCACAGCAAGAAACGTCATTCCCGAGGATCAAGTTGCGTGCATGAATAAAATTCACAACGATTCGATCTTGATTTGATCACCATAACCAGTCCTCAAAAGGATTGAACGATTGAAGAAGCAAAAATTCCTGACAAGAATAAATTTCAAACAATCATGATGACAATTCAATGAAACCTGACTGGACGAGAGCTTGCTCTTAAAAAGCATTTATTTCTTAGAACTAACGATCACCGAAGGGGCACCACCATTGGTTCCTGGCAATCCAGGAACGACCTGGGTCATCCCATCCCACTTATCAAGAAATAGTTTGTACAAAACACGATCATCAAGGCTTTGGTTCAAGGTGTCGTAGCGTAAAGCCTCTTGCTCAGCAATTTTCACCTCAGTTTGAGCTCTGAGAAGTTGCTGCTCAGCAATCTGTTTCTGCTCAATTGCTGCCCGATACTCTTCAGCGATTTCCAAACCAGTGAGATCTAGGCCTAGCACTTTTACATAGTCAAATTGGTCAAGCTCATCGGCAACTGTCTCAGCAACGAGAGTTGAAATATCATTCCATTCGGAGGCGATTGTGACCAGTTCATACTGAGAAAAAACAGACTTAAGTGCTTTCAACAACGAAGGCTGAATAATTCTTGGATAGACATCGCGATCACTGCTGGCGATCGTGCTGTAAGCACGACCAGCTTGATCAGCTCTCAGTGCATATTTGATGGTGGCCGTAGCCTCAATCACCTGCAGATCCTTCGTCAAAGTCGCAAAGTTTTCAGGCCGTACCTGCGTACGGATACTGAAAGGCCAAACCTGCTGAACAAGTGGGATCTTGGCATTTAATCCAGGCTGGCGAGGAGCACCACTGACCTTGCCCAGTGTCGTTACAACTGCAACTTGACCAGCTGGCACAACAAACAAGGCCTGAGCAAGCAAAAGCAAAGCAGCTAAGACGAGACCAAGGATTGCGACCAGCCCTCCCTCAGGCCCTCCTGGGGTCACCGAACGCATTTGGGATGGGGTCTGCATGGGAAATGTTGTCCACTAGAACTTTTCAGTACCTTCTTTAGCGAAAATGCACTGGATTGAGGCGACCATCGTGCTCAAAATGCCACAGTGAACTTGGTATCGACTGGAGAGCGATGTCCCAGCGATTCACCGTTTTCTTCAAAATCACCGGTGAGAGTGTCGGCTCCATCACCGTGTTTGCCTCAGACCACGCAGCGGCTTGGGCTGCAGCTCTTGATGAATTCGGATCTCGAACGATCTCAGTGATTCGAACTGCAGATGATGACAGCGCCCTATGAACGTTGATTCAGCGTCGCTTTCAATCTGTCCCACAATTTTTGCTGCCAAGGAGTCACATCCATAGGGATGCGATCAGACGATTTCTGCTGAACCTGATCCAGTTGCTCGAGTTCACGGCGCAGTTGGCGCAGGATCGGGATCAGGGCAACTGCAGCTAGCAAGCCTGAAATCAGAAGGATCGGCAACACGATGGGGAGCAACACCCCAATCACCACCAAACCGAGGCCAACACCAAGACCAGAAATGAGTTGTTGCTGCCAACGAGGACGCGTGCGACCTGGAAGCTGTTTCATGACATCGCTGTCAGCCTTACCGCACTCTTCCACATCAGCCCCGAATGGCCAGGCCACAGCTCATCGTCTTGTACGTCAAGGGTGGAAGGTCATCGCAACGGAACAAAACAGAATCGCTGTGCGATCTGCATGAGCAAGGGGCAGAAGTGCTGCTACTCGATATCAGTGACATCGATTCAAAACATTTTCCTGTGACACAAATCCATCAAGAGTTGGAAGCTCAAGATGCGCTGATCAACAACAGAGGATTTTGAGGCAGAGAGTCTGCAGAAGCCATACCAATCCAAATGACTCAGGACCTGCTTGGAGTCAAGGTCTTCGCTGTAATCGATCTGATCCAAAGACTTTTGCCGTAAGAAAGAAAGCGTGAGAGAGAGGGAAAGAGGGGGGAGGTATCCATCTTTCCTTGATCGCGGTTCAATTTGTGCCCCCTAAAGCGGGCGGTTCCGGACCAGCAAGCTTGCCGTTGAGGCGCTTAACGATGCCGTAAGCGTGCCGAGCCTGCAGTCATACAAAGGCTTCTGCCCACACCTTTGCGGAACGGCACCCTTCGCACACTTACCAGCAATCCGATACCAGGTCAACGCCAAAACCGCGCCACCTTCGACACAGAGTGTTACGCTTCACAAAACTTCAAGAACGGACCTTCCATGTTCACGATCGATAAGGCCGCTCAGATATTCCCCGACACACGCACTGCGGATGCCGTTCCAGCGATTACCGCCCGCTACAAGTTATTGAGTGCAGAGGATCAACTCGCACTCATCTGGTTTGCCTATTTAGAGATGGGTCGCACGATCACTGTTGCAGCTCCAGGCGCTGCACGAATGGCGATCGCACAGCCAACCCTGAATGAAATTATGGGGATGAGCTTCAGCGAGCAAAGCCGTGTGATGTGCGACTTGGCAGGAAAAGTTGATGCTCCCATATCAAAGCGTTATGCCTTCTGGTCGATCAACGTGAAGCTGGGGTTCTGGTACGAACTCGGCGAGCTAATGCGTCAAGGAAAAGTTGCACCGATTCCTGCAGGCTATACGTTGTCAGCCAATGCAAACGCTGTTCTTGAATCAGTCAAGAAAGTTGAGCAGGGGCAGCAAATCAGTATCTTGCGTAACTTTGTTGTTGACATGGGTTTTGACCCCGACAGCGACGATTCAGCCATTGTTTCTGAACCGATTGTTGATCCAACACCTACAGAAGCTCGCGAAAAAGTTTTCATTCCTGGTGTATTGAATCAAACGGTTCTGGACTATATGGAATTGCTTAATTCCAATGATTTTGATGAATTAATTCAATTGTTCTTATCGGATGGTGCTCTTCAACCGCCCTTCCAAAGACCCATCGTCGGAACAGAAGCTATTCTTAGATTCTTCAAGCGCGATTGTCAGAATCTCAAGCTTTTGCCTAAGGGCGGTTATGGCGAACCCACAGATGGCGGTTTCAACCAAATCAAAGTGACTGGACAAGTTCAAACACCTTGGTTTGGAGGAGAAGTTGGCATGAATGTTGCCTGGCGTTTCCTTCTCGATGAGAACGACAAGATCTATTTCGTTGCTATCGACCTCCTCGCCTCACCAGCTGAACTTCTGAAACTTGGCAAAAGCTGAAACAATTCAGCAGCATGAGTTGGGTTTAGTTCTTGCAGCAATGATTACAGCGATTTGGTTCATCACACTTGTGAGTTGCCTTTCGACAAATCTGGAGTCTTTGAAGCTTGCAGCATTAATCGCACTCGTTTTGTTGAGATCTTTTATTCAAACGGGGTTATTCATCATTGGCCACGATGCCATGCATGAAAACCTCGCACCAAAAAGACCCAAGCTCAATCATTGTATCGGATCTACTGCTCTCTTTCTTTATGCAGGTCTCAATTATCGGCTCTGCAAAAGGAATCATATTCTTCACCATTTAAAGGCAGAGACAGAAAGCGATCCTGATTACCAAGGCCATCCAAATCATTCCGTATTGCGCTGGTTTTGGGACTTCATGAGCCGATACTTGAATACCAGAACCCTCACGATTCTGGTGACGTACTGGATGACTCTCGTCATCCTTATCCCTTCAAGGCATGAACAAGCAGTTTTATCCGTTGCTGTGTTCTGCATCCTCCCTTTGATCCTCAGCGCTCTGCAACTTTTTTTTGTTGGCACCTGGTTTCCCCACCATCTCAACAAAAAGGATCCCAATCGTCAGACACCGAGAAGCTTGAGGATTCATCCATTGCTCTCGTTCGCAGCTTGCTATCACTTTGGATATCATCGCGAACACCACCTGTCACCGTCCACCCCCTGGTTTGATCTTCCGCGTTTACGTCAACGATCCCCATTGAGTCAGACGGCCTGAAGATCCGGCTAACACCACCTCTTTTGATTCAAGTCATGACGCAAGTTGACTGGCCTTCCACAGAAACAGAAATCGCTCGTAAAGCTTTCCAAAAAGGCAACGAGCGTGCCGTGACTGTTTTAATCAATGTCATCAAAAGCAAGAGTCAATCTTTAAATACGCTGGAATCAGTTTGTTCACTCCATGACTATCTCAGTACGGAGAGATTCGAACTAGAAGGTCGAATGGAATTCAACCATGACACCATTCTCTTTTCTCTCGCAGAAATGATGAAAAGAGAGCTTATTGAAGCCAACGACCTACAAGGATTGGACCCCAAAAAAGTTTCAAAAATCAAAGCAATGGCTCTCTTCTAAACCAGTAGTCTCATCAAGAATCAAAATTAAACCAAATCAGGAAACACTCCAACGCTGCTCTATTGATTAACTCTCTATCTCTCTAGGGAAAGACACTAAGCCAACATTTATAAGTCAATAGTCAGAAACTTATTTGCGTATCGATTTCGTCTTGAGGGCCTTTTTCAAGTTTTTTCTGTGTTTTGGCAGCTTTCTTTAGAATTTTCTGCGCTTCGTCGCGCGTGAGACAGATCTCTGCCTTGGAAAGAAGCTTATGTAGCTTTCGATGCTGCTTCGCAGGGTTCATTGCTTGCCTATCAGAGATCCTTTGTAACATTCTTATAGGTACAGAGGCAACTACGTGGAATATTTCTTCGTTGGCCAACAACATCAGTAACCATCTGCCCTCAAAAGCCCCATTGCGGCACTGCTCAAAGCATGCTGAGAGCGCACTCAAACAGTTGCCTTAGTGCCCTGGTGGGATATCCCGATCCTGATCGGCCTTGGCCTCTTTGCGGGGGGGTTAGCTGGATTATTAGGAATCGGCGGCGGCCTGATTTTTGCGCCGGTTCTGCTCTGGCTAAACCTGCCTCCTCATCAAGCCCTTGCCACCAGCAGCTTTGCGATTGTCCCGACCGCTTTAGCCGGGACAATCGTGCATCTTCAAAGTGGACGCTTGCCTGCACGCTCAGCCTTCGCCATCGGCTTAGCAGGATTCGGATCAGCACTTTTATTTGGAGGACTCGGTGGCCTTGCCGCTGGATGGATGTTGCTCGCCATGCAGACAGCTGTGTATGTGTTGCTGGCTTTCACCATCAACGAACAGCCAGAGGCTGAGCCAGATCCAAATGCAGAAACAGTTACAGATATCGATTCAGAAAAAATGGAAAAGAAAGAAATGAACGAGCCACCCTGCTCAGACACAGACGAAACCTCCGCTCCACTGCTGGCTGGTGTGGGCTGCATCGCGGGCTGGACGGCAGGCATGCTGGGTCTCGGAGGAGGACTTGTGCTCGTACCACTGATGAGTGGGCCTTTCGCAGTCCCGATTCATCGAGCCATTCGACTCAGCACAGTGGCAGTGCTGTGCTCAGCGAGTGCGGCGTCGCTGCAATTTCTGCACGAAGGTCGGGGTATTCCCTGGATGGGACTCACGCTGGGAAGCGTGGCGGCACTAACCGCCCAATGGACCGCAAGGCGCCTCGATCTTTTCGATTCTTCAGTGTTGGTTCGTTGTCTGCGGGGACTAGCCATCGTGTTGGCCATCGACAGCAGTCGACGCGCCATTCAACTTGTCCTCAATTGACCTCTCATATCCATACACAAAGAAACAAAATGAGCGCATGATATAAAAGACCGAGCTTCACATTTCACAGATTATCAATCAATCTTTCAGGCAATTTTAAGAGCAACAAAATCCAACTCGATATTATTTGAGAACAACAAACAAAATCCATGACAAGCGCTCTGCAAGGGTTTGATTATGGCCATTCCAAAAAAAATCCACTGCGACAACTCATGGCCAAATCAGTTGTCATAGGAGTGGTTGCACCTCTTCTAGCCGCAGTTGCTCTGAGCCAAAAGCTATCCTCATCACCAACAGATCCAACTAAATTTCAACTCTGGTAATCAAAAGTCCAAATTGCAAGAAGTGGCCTATTGCCAATAACAACTCATGAAGAGAGACTATGGAAATAGCAAGCGAACTACAAATGGCCAACGATTCAAGCAAGAACAAGGACTATTGGATTGACGAAATTGCCTTCCTGGAATCAAGGCTGAACGGAAGCCAAGGCAAGATCGATTCCGAGGATCGATCGGCCTGTGAAGAAGCACTGAAGGTAGCGAAGGAGAACCTGACATCCCACATGTGATTTCACGCAGGATTCAAAATACTAAGCGATTGATGCAATGCCGAAACAAGAGTCAAAGCAGCATTGAACTAATCAATTTCAACGACAAAAACTTGACGTTGAAATGTCAAAGTAAAATCATGATCCCTTCAAAATCAAACCGCTTTCTACTGAAATGAAACTTGCCTCTCCTTTCACTTTTCACCGCAACAACACAACGATGACCCTGAACAGTCAACCCATGGAAGATATCTCCTACGGAGCAATTTGACCCACGTAAAGCGCTGATCGCCAATGGTAAGGCCACAACACTGACCTCCACTTTCAACAAAAAAGTCTCAGGGAAGGCTTCCCTGCGGCATGGTGACATCTGAATTACCATCCAACTCATGCTTTGGCGCTCCTTGGTTTCCATACTGATCGCAGCTTGGTTGCTGATCAGTACCCCCGTTCTGGCCGCTGAGTTGAGGTTGAGTGACGTGGCCTTAGCTCCTTGCGACGCTCATGATCCAGGGGCACAACCCGGACAGGCTCTCGGGAATACACGCAACAACATCTCGAGTCCTGAGGGAGCGAGCTGCTACGTCCTCAGCGGGACAGTGGAGAATCCAAGCAAACGCGCTGTCGTCGATACGGATGTCTATGCACGCATTCTCGATCGCAGCGGTGAACCGGTGCTTCAAAACCGAACACGGGTTGGATCCATTGGAGATGTGGAGCCAGGGTCCCAAGCCTTTGCTCTCCGACTCGCTGTACCCAAAGGGACACCGGGACCTTTCGATGTCAAAAACCCAAGAGCACGTGGATTCAATGCTCCTGTCCGAAGTCGTGCGAATGACGACGATGAATTACTACCACTCGAACAGAATGTAGTGACGGCAGCGCAGGATTGAAAATGAGTTCCCCGCTCAAGTCTGGATTCACCTTGCTGGGCTTGATTGCTGTGATGTTGCTCATCAGCTTGAACCCAAGAGCAGCAAATCGAGACGACCCTCTGCGATCGCTCAAAGACAATCGAATGATGACCCGCAACAGCGTGCGACGACTCAGGGAGCAACGGATCAGAGACTGATCGACCAACCTTTGGAATGAATCAGCGTTCGTTGATTCAAGGAGAGGTGATCTCAAATAGTGAGCCCTGGATGGACGTTGGGAAGGGTTCGTTTCCTGCCCGTTGAATCGGTTCCACCATCCAACCTTGAGGATCCCAACCCATGAGGAGTGGCTCTAAGGCCCGAAGCTCATACCCATCAGCTCTTGCTAGCCAGGCCTCTTCCAGACCATCCGGAATCAACACAGGCATTCGATCATGGAGCGGCTGAATGAGAGCATTCGGCGCAGTGGTGAGAATCGTGCAGGTATCCAGTTCACTCCCATCTGAGCCAAGCCAGCGTTCCCATAACCCAGCGATCCAAAAGGAACGTTGATCTCGACGGCAGACAAAGTAGTTTTTCTCGAAAAATCCTGTGGCTGGGATCAAACATCGCCGATGACGCCAAGCAGCTTTGAAACTTGACTTCTCTGCAACCGTTTCTGAGCGAGCGTTGATGGGTCTAGGGCCAGCAGAAGGGTCTTTCGCCCAAGAGGGAATCAAGCCCCACAGCATCAGAGCTGCCTCGGTCTTGCCCTCCTCTTGACGCAATCCCAACACAGGTTCCGAAGGGCGAATGAGCTCCCGAGGCGCATAGCGCGACAAATGCACATCAGACATTCGCTCCCGAATGGCCTCCGGA
The window above is part of the Synechococcus sp. WH 8020 genome. Proteins encoded here:
- a CDS encoding prohibitin family protein, which codes for MQTPSQMRSVTPGGPEGGLVAILGLVLAALLLLAQALFVVPAGQVAVVTTLGKVSGAPRQPGLNAKIPLVQQVWPFSIRTQVRPENFATLTKDLQVIEATATIKYALRADQAGRAYSTIASSDRDVYPRIIQPSLLKALKSVFSQYELVTIASEWNDISTLVAETVADELDQFDYVKVLGLDLTGLEIAEEYRAAIEQKQIAEQQLLRAQTEVKIAEQEALRYDTLNQSLDDRVLYKLFLDKWDGMTQVVPGLPGTNGGAPSVIVSSKK
- a CDS encoding SOS response-associated peptidase, which translates into the protein MCGRFALKADALQLPEAIRERMSDVHLSRYAPRELIRPSEPVLGLRQEEGKTEAALMLWGLIPSWAKDPSAGPRPINARSETVAEKSSFKAAWRHRRCLIPATGFFEKNYFVCRRDQRSFWIAGLWERWLGSDGSELDTCTILTTAPNALIQPLHDRMPVLIPDGLEEAWLARADGYELRALEPLLMGWDPQGWMVEPIQRAGNEPFPTSIQGSLFEITSP
- a CDS encoding sulfite exporter TauE/SafE family protein codes for the protein MPWWDIPILIGLGLFAGGLAGLLGIGGGLIFAPVLLWLNLPPHQALATSSFAIVPTALAGTIVHLQSGRLPARSAFAIGLAGFGSALLFGGLGGLAAGWMLLAMQTAVYVLLAFTINEQPEAEPDPNAETVTDIDSEKMEKKEMNEPPCSDTDETSAPLLAGVGCIAGWTAGMLGLGGGLVLVPLMSGPFAVPIHRAIRLSTVAVLCSASAASLQFLHEGRGIPWMGLTLGSVAALTAQWTARRLDLFDSSVLVRCLRGLAIVLAIDSSRRAIQLVLN
- a CDS encoding TIGR03894 family protein, with amino-acid sequence MADKELLKEVGMELWGSVKKLRPGLPRESRLELTLKALMVIGDLSDQVQAAVVVGLIAEQEPPENEPEGQDVTTSADCEPDVEQTPDGRRVVRRRSRAAG
- a CDS encoding orange carotenoid protein N-terminal domain-containing protein, with translation MFTIDKAAQIFPDTRTADAVPAITARYKLLSAEDQLALIWFAYLEMGRTITVAAPGAARMAIAQPTLNEIMGMSFSEQSRVMCDLAGKVDAPISKRYAFWSINVKLGFWYELGELMRQGKVAPIPAGYTLSANANAVLESVKKVEQGQQISILRNFVVDMGFDPDSDDSAIVSEPIVDPTPTEAREKVFIPGVLNQTVLDYMELLNSNDFDELIQLFLSDGALQPPFQRPIVGTEAILRFFKRDCQNLKLLPKGGYGEPTDGGFNQIKVTGQVQTPWFGGEVGMNVAWRFLLDENDKIYFVAIDLLASPAELLKLGKS
- a CDS encoding fatty acid desaturase, whose product is MITAIWFITLVSCLSTNLESLKLAALIALVLLRSFIQTGLFIIGHDAMHENLAPKRPKLNHCIGSTALFLYAGLNYRLCKRNHILHHLKAETESDPDYQGHPNHSVLRWFWDFMSRYLNTRTLTILVTYWMTLVILIPSRHEQAVLSVAVFCILPLILSALQLFFVGTWFPHHLNKKDPNRQTPRSLRIHPLLSFAACYHFGYHREHHLSPSTPWFDLPRLRQRSPLSQTA